The following coding sequences are from one Deltaproteobacteria bacterium window:
- a CDS encoding flippase-like domain-containing protein, translated as MDRNPPARRSPLASAAPRHFRHARARRRTPGTDAPRVDAARFRTGPIQGRGSASGAAHPLRRPDDRGGCAARRPRHASRGDGGLESGRRRTCAASGALLLARGPRHRRHRPPGPRPLPARRARRASVTAGAIYEVSPGTLTCWLPRPDGQSMRRLAYGVLAVAAALALLGVVLYVAGARQTVAILARLSGPELLALVAAAFGVTLFSALAWQTILERDGHALPLWLLFRLTVLAFAVGWAIPSGFVAGIVAAAYYLRRRGVPLARGLASFVTGRFFEITGCALIFPAILLSSLGSHAIVRGLAVGTVSAVGFVYLDLILRWRLVRRSLVRLRPLLPGFSRPSLDAALEFCRAVADFFRAPLPRILLVAGYAVLAVSVAFLRALLTARFLGLHLTMPELVVMFIVTAFLISVPFLPGAVGIYEGGIAGAFEVLGHSRADGVAYAMTIHAAELVVVAVGFLFLAHLGLSLAAPRKAAGEGAHGPRVRRVHRPA; from the coding sequence ATGGATCGCAACCCTCCGGCACGCCGTTCGCCTCTGGCGAGCGCCGCGCCGCGACACTTCCGTCACGCCCGCGCGCGCAGGCGCACGCCCGGCACCGACGCCCCTCGTGTGGACGCGGCTCGTTTCCGCACCGGGCCGATCCAGGGGCGAGGTTCGGCGAGCGGCGCGGCTCACCCCCTACGTCGCCCAGACGATCGTGGAGGATGCGCTGCGCGCCGGCCGCGGCACGCGTCTCGAGGTGACGGTGGTCTCGAGAGTGGACGCCGCCGGACTTGCGCAGCTTCGGGAGCACTTCTCCTCGCTCGCGGGCCGCGGCATCGACGTCACCGTCCACCAGGGCCGCGGCCCCTCCCCGCTCGGAGAGCCCGCCGCGCATCCGTGACCGCTGGCGCGATCTATGAGGTGAGCCCGGGGACGCTGACCTGCTGGCTGCCCAGACCTGATGGGCAATCGATGAGGCGACTCGCGTACGGAGTGCTCGCCGTCGCCGCCGCGCTCGCGCTGCTTGGTGTCGTCCTGTATGTCGCCGGCGCCCGGCAGACGGTCGCGATCCTCGCCCGGCTGAGCGGCCCCGAGCTCCTGGCGCTCGTGGCGGCCGCGTTCGGCGTCACGCTCTTCTCGGCCCTCGCCTGGCAGACCATCCTCGAGCGCGACGGGCATGCCCTGCCGCTCTGGCTGCTCTTCAGGCTCACCGTCTTGGCCTTCGCGGTGGGTTGGGCCATCCCATCCGGCTTCGTGGCCGGCATCGTGGCGGCGGCGTACTATCTCCGGCGCCGCGGCGTACCGCTCGCCCGCGGTCTTGCCTCCTTCGTCACCGGCCGCTTCTTCGAGATCACCGGCTGCGCGCTCATCTTTCCGGCGATTCTCCTCAGCAGCCTCGGGTCGCATGCCATCGTTCGGGGACTTGCCGTCGGGACGGTCTCGGCGGTGGGATTCGTCTACCTCGATCTGATCCTCCGCTGGCGCCTCGTACGCCGGTCGCTCGTTCGGCTCCGCCCCCTGCTGCCGGGCTTCAGCCGCCCGTCGCTCGACGCGGCCCTCGAGTTCTGCAGGGCGGTCGCCGACTTCTTCCGCGCTCCCCTGCCGCGCATCCTGCTCGTCGCCGGGTATGCCGTGCTCGCGGTGTCGGTCGCCTTCCTGCGGGCGCTGCTGACCGCGCGGTTCCTCGGGCTTCACCTCACCATGCCGGAGCTCGTCGTCATGTTCATCGTGACCGCGTTCCTCATCTCCGTGCCCTTCCTGCCCGGCGCCGTCGGCATCTACGAAGGCGGCATCGCGGGCGCCTTCGAGGTCCTCGGCCACTCACGCGCCGATGGCGTGGCCTACGCGATGACCATCCACGCCGCAGAGCTCGTGGTCGTCGCGGTCGGCTTCCTCTTCCTCGCCCATCTCGGCCTGAGCCTGGCCGCACCTCGGAAAGCCGCGGGCGAGGGGGCGCACGGTCCGCGGGTGCGGCGGGTGCATCGTCCTGCTTGA